The DNA sequence TAAAATGCCACTTGGGTCAAAAACATAGTTTCTAACCACTAAATAATGAAAAGGTTCTAATGGGGCTTGTTGTATTTCACTTGCTAACTTAAAAACTTTTCCTGATAGAAAAAGTCCAAATGCTATCATAACAAAACCAAATAAAACATAGAATAGATATTTAAAATAAGATCTTGGTCCAAATTCTTTGCTTACAAACCACAAAATTAAATATGCTCCGACAATGTGTATTAGCCCTCCTATTATTAAAAATTTTGTTTGGAGGCCATAAAGACTAAATTGGACTAATATATCTCTTACAGCATAAAATAAAATTGCAAGAGCGATAAAAAACAATCCAAAACCAAATATCTTAGCAGAAAAATATTTAGTCTTCTTTGATCTCCCCAAAAATTCATATCCCAACCAACAAAGCAAAAAAATTGTACTTATCATTACGATTTGTGTAATCATAATTTTATTTATGGTTTAAATATTCTATTATTTTAAAACTCTTCTAAGAATTTACCAAACTTTTCTTTGTTGACCGGAAGAGTAAAGTAAAAAATTGTCCCTTTGCCTTCTTCTGAATCAAACCAAACCTTTCCCCCGTGTGATTCAATGACGTTTTTTGTGATAAAAAGTCCAAGACCCGAACCTTCTGTCTCCATGCGCATAACATTCTCTGCTCGAAAAAACTTAGTAAAAATTCTTTTCTGTTGGATTTTTGGAATACCAACACCATCATCTTTAATAGTAAATAAAATTTCACTTCTTTTTTTATTATAATCTATCTTGAATAATATTTTACCCCCTTCTTGTGTGTAATGAGTAGCATTTTCTGCTAAATTTTGAATTGCAAGGCTAATTTTTTCATTATCAACTTTTACTTGAGGCACTTTTTCTTTAGGAAGAATAAACTTAAATTCAACTTTTTTCTTTTTTGCCTCTTCTCTTGCAGACTGTATGCTTTTTTTAGTTATTTCTAATATATCTTTTGATTCAAGTTCATAAACATATCTTCCTTCTTCGATGCGGCTTACGTTCAAAAGATCATTAACAAGACTTATCATTCTATCATTTGATTGAGCACATTTTTCTATCAATTCTTTACTGTCTTCTTTGGATAAATTTTCTTCTTTTAATAAGGATATACTCCATCTTATAGCAGATAAGGGGGTCCTTAGTTGATGTGCGGCAACTGAAACAAATTCTGTCTT is a window from the Candidatus Paceibacterota bacterium genome containing:
- a CDS encoding ATP-binding protein, with the protein product MQEEITKNRKPLLEISSQELDAFIKRATERLEIKIKDLAKGKEELEQKISKRTQEIEAKAKEADDSRRALMNILEDVEETRLEAVRERDKTISVINSFIDGLIIVDKNNNLELVNPAAEDYFDLKKEEIKGKNIQELKKNVPLAGALELFFKNGSVKEIDRGEFSPKKEVTMEVTTISLKDEEENFGHLIVFHDISREKMVERLKTEFVSVAAHQLRTPLSAIRWSISLLKEENLSKEDSKELIEKCAQSNDRMISLVNDLLNVSRIEEGRYVYELESKDILEITKKSIQSAREEAKKKKVEFKFILPKEKVPQVKVDNEKISLAIQNLAENATHYTQEGGKILFKIDYNKKRSEILFTIKDDGVGIPKIQQKRIFTKFFRAENVMRMETEGSGLGLFITKNVIESHGGKVWFDSEEGKGTIFYFTLPVNKEKFGKFLEEF